One part of the Roseomonas gilardii genome encodes these proteins:
- a CDS encoding amino acid ABC transporter permease, with product MPSFGLGHLEFLLVAACWTIALSAVAFVGGGLLGFLVALARISDNPLLRRAAAGYVQVVQGTPLLILLFLIYFGLPILGFENVPALLAAGLGLTVYSSGFLGEIWRGCIESVPKTQWEAAECLAMTRWQRMTRVILPQAMRIATAPTVGFLVQIVKNTSLASVVGFVELSQAGKLINNSTFEPFRVFMTVAVLYFLICYPLSAWSRGLERRLNVGRR from the coding sequence ATGCCAAGCTTCGGCCTCGGCCATCTCGAATTCCTCCTCGTCGCGGCGTGCTGGACCATCGCGCTCTCGGCCGTGGCCTTTGTCGGCGGCGGGCTGCTGGGCTTCCTGGTCGCGCTGGCGCGGATCTCCGACAATCCGCTGCTGCGCCGCGCCGCCGCGGGCTATGTACAGGTGGTGCAGGGCACGCCGCTGCTGATCCTGCTCTTCCTGATCTATTTCGGCCTGCCCATCCTCGGCTTCGAGAACGTGCCGGCACTGCTGGCCGCGGGCCTCGGCCTGACCGTCTATTCCTCCGGCTTCCTGGGCGAGATCTGGCGCGGCTGCATCGAGAGCGTGCCGAAGACCCAGTGGGAGGCCGCGGAATGCCTTGCCATGACGCGCTGGCAGCGCATGACGCGGGTGATCCTGCCGCAGGCCATGCGTATCGCCACGGCGCCGACCGTTGGCTTCCTGGTGCAGATCGTCAAGAACACCTCGCTCGCCTCGGTGGTCGGCTTCGTGGAACTGTCCCAGGCCGGGAAGCTGATCAACAACTCCACCTTCGAGCCCTTCCGCGTCTTCATGACCGTCGCGGTGCTCTACTTCCTCATCTGCTACCCGCTCTCGGCCTGGAGCCGTGGGCTGGAAAGGAGGCTCAATGTCGGCCGTCGTTAA
- the rfbF gene encoding glucose-1-phosphate cytidylyltransferase, which translates to MVRKAVILSGGYGTRLMEETDTRPKPMVEVGGRPILWHIMKIYAAAGITEFVIPLGYKGHMIKQYFADYYLHASDLTVDLTSGTTTMLRHTAEPWKITLVDTGIETMTGGRLRRVREHLEGESFCMTYGDGVTDLDVRQAIAFHEAHGRHATVTAVPPPARFGSLELDGDRVTQFREKPLGDNNLINGGFFVLGPQVFRYLDGDSSVFERSPMEGLARDGELMAYKHMGFWYSMDTLKDKKHLEELWASGEAPWKVW; encoded by the coding sequence ATGGTTAGAAAGGCGGTCATCCTGTCAGGCGGCTACGGCACGCGCCTGATGGAGGAAACCGATACGCGCCCCAAGCCGATGGTGGAGGTCGGGGGCCGGCCGATCCTGTGGCACATCATGAAGATCTATGCCGCGGCGGGGATCACCGAGTTCGTGATCCCGCTCGGCTACAAGGGTCACATGATCAAGCAGTATTTCGCCGACTACTACCTGCATGCCTCGGACCTGACGGTGGACCTGACCTCGGGCACGACCACCATGCTGCGGCATACGGCGGAACCCTGGAAGATCACCCTGGTCGATACCGGCATCGAGACCATGACCGGCGGCCGTCTCCGCCGGGTGCGGGAGCACCTGGAGGGTGAGAGCTTCTGCATGACCTATGGCGACGGCGTCACCGACCTCGATGTCCGGCAGGCCATCGCCTTCCACGAGGCCCATGGCCGCCACGCCACCGTGACCGCCGTGCCGCCGCCCGCCCGCTTCGGCTCGCTGGAGCTCGACGGCGACCGCGTGACCCAGTTCCGCGAGAAGCCGCTCGGCGACAACAACCTGATCAACGGCGGCTTCTTCGTGCTCGGCCCGCAGGTGTTCCGCTATCTGGACGGCGACAGCTCGGTCTTCGAACGCAGCCCCATGGAGGGCCTGGCCCGCGATGGCGAGCTCATGGCCTACAAGCACATGGGTTTCTGGTATTCGATGGACACGCTGAAGGACAAGAAGCACCTGGAGGAACTCTGGGCCAGCGGCGAAGCCCCCTGGAAGGTCTGGTGA
- a CDS encoding zinc-binding alcohol dehydrogenase family protein translates to MKVLICDEPGKLSVIDRPEPKPGPGEALVRIRRVGICGTDFHIFQGKHPFLEYPRVMGHELSGTVESAPEGSGLQAGQNVYIVPYLSCGRCVACRKGITNACQNISVLGVHKDGGMAELLCVPVGNVVPVGDTPLEDAAMTEFLAIGAHGVKRGGISAQDRVLVVGSGPIGMSAIIFAKARGAHVTVMDMREDRLAFTQDRLGADALLLANDEAEAKAAAATDGDFFDAVIDCTGNLAAMQRGFGFVGHGGRYVLVSVVRDNVTFSDPEFHKRETTLFASRNAQPDDFAEVVRQMRAGKVPTQALNTHRGPLSAGPELFRDWLRPEAGVIKAILEI, encoded by the coding sequence ATGAAGGTGCTGATCTGCGACGAACCCGGCAAGCTGTCGGTGATCGACCGGCCCGAGCCGAAGCCGGGGCCGGGCGAGGCGCTGGTGCGCATCAGGCGCGTCGGCATCTGCGGCACCGATTTCCACATCTTCCAGGGTAAGCATCCCTTCCTGGAATACCCACGTGTCATGGGCCATGAGCTCTCCGGCACGGTGGAGAGCGCGCCGGAGGGGAGCGGCCTCCAGGCCGGGCAGAACGTCTATATCGTGCCCTATCTGAGTTGCGGCCGCTGCGTCGCCTGCCGCAAGGGCATCACCAATGCCTGCCAGAACATCAGCGTGCTGGGCGTCCACAAGGATGGCGGCATGGCGGAGCTCCTCTGCGTGCCCGTCGGCAATGTGGTGCCCGTGGGCGACACGCCGCTGGAGGATGCGGCGATGACCGAGTTCCTCGCCATCGGCGCGCATGGCGTGAAGCGCGGCGGCATCTCGGCGCAGGACCGTGTCCTGGTGGTCGGCTCCGGTCCGATCGGCATGTCGGCCATCATCTTCGCCAAGGCGCGCGGGGCCCATGTCACGGTGATGGACATGCGCGAGGATCGACTGGCCTTCACGCAGGACAGGCTGGGCGCCGATGCGCTGCTGCTGGCCAATGACGAGGCGGAGGCAAAGGCGGCGGCGGCCACGGATGGCGATTTCTTCGATGCCGTGATCGACTGCACGGGCAATCTGGCGGCGATGCAGCGCGGCTTCGGCTTCGTCGGCCACGGTGGCCGCTATGTCCTGGTCTCCGTGGTGCGGGACAACGTGACCTTCTCGGACCCGGAGTTCCACAAGCGCGAGACCACGCTTTTCGCCAGCCGCAACGCCCAGCCGGACGATTTCGCCGAGGTCGTGCGCCAGATGCGGGCCGGCAAGGTCCCGACGCAGGCCCTCAACACCCATCGTGGCCCGCTTTCCGCCGGGCCGGAACTGTTCCGCGACTGGCTGCGGCCGGAAGCGGGCGTCATCAAGGCCATTCTGGAGATCTGA
- a CDS encoding 2-hydroxyacid dehydrogenase — protein sequence MKVAVFSAKRYDRALLTEANLHHGHALTFQEAMLGPETVVLAAGYPAVSVFVNDRVDAGVLAALARGGTRLVATRSTGFNQIDLEAAREQGIRVVRVTDYSPYSVAEFAVGLLLTLNRRIHRAYERTRGGNFELDGLMGFDLHGRTVGVIGTGKIGKVFAGIMRGFGCTVLGHDVYPDPGFEALGGRYVPVEQLMRESDVVSLHCPLTPETRHIINADSLSLVKPGLILVNTSRGGLVDTNAAIGALKNGLLGGLAIDVYEQEADLFFRDLSSDIITDDVIQRLVSFPNVLLTGHQAFFTREAIGTICATTLDSISAFERGEPLVNEIRAPD from the coding sequence ATGAAAGTCGCCGTGTTCAGTGCCAAGCGCTATGACCGGGCGCTGCTGACAGAGGCCAACCTGCATCATGGTCATGCGCTGACCTTCCAGGAGGCGATGCTGGGGCCGGAGACGGTCGTCCTGGCCGCCGGCTATCCGGCGGTCAGCGTCTTCGTGAACGACCGGGTGGATGCCGGGGTGCTGGCGGCCCTGGCCAGGGGCGGCACCCGGCTGGTCGCCACCCGGTCGACCGGCTTCAACCAGATCGACCTGGAGGCTGCCCGGGAACAGGGTATCCGCGTGGTCCGTGTGACGGACTATTCACCCTATTCCGTGGCGGAGTTCGCGGTCGGCCTGCTGCTGACCCTGAACCGCCGCATCCACCGGGCCTATGAGCGCACCCGCGGCGGCAATTTCGAGCTGGACGGGCTGATGGGCTTCGACCTGCATGGCCGCACCGTCGGGGTGATCGGCACCGGCAAGATCGGCAAGGTCTTCGCCGGGATCATGCGTGGCTTCGGCTGCACCGTCCTGGGCCACGATGTCTATCCCGATCCGGGCTTCGAGGCGCTGGGCGGCCGCTACGTCCCGGTGGAGCAGCTGATGCGGGAAAGCGACGTCGTTTCCCTGCACTGCCCGCTGACACCGGAAACCCGCCATATCATCAATGCGGACAGCCTGTCCCTGGTGAAGCCCGGACTGATCCTGGTGAACACCAGCCGCGGCGGGCTGGTGGACACCAACGCGGCCATCGGTGCCCTGAAGAACGGCCTGCTGGGCGGCCTGGCCATCGACGTGTACGAGCAGGAGGCCGACCTGTTCTTCCGCGACCTGTCGAGCGACATCATCACCGACGACGTGATCCAGCGCCTCGTTTCCTTCCCCAACGTGCTGCTGACCGGCCACCAGGCCTTCTTCACCCGGGAGGCGATCGGCACGATCTGCGCGACCACGCTGGACAGCATCAGCGCCTTCGAGCGCGGCGAACCCCTGGTCAACGAGATCCGCGCCCCGGACTGA
- a CDS encoding NAD-dependent epimerase/dehydratase family protein yields MRVLITGNMGYVGPVLVRHLRQRFPQAELIGFDSGLFAHCLTTPDAMPEVLLDAQHFGDVRTFPAILLKGVDAVVHLSALSNDPMGKNFEAPTEAINYRASLKMAELARDAGVKHFVFASSCSVYGAASEGAKREGDGTDPLTAYARSKVGTEDGLRQFDAGDMTITCLRFATACGMSDRLRLDLVLNDFVACALTSGRITVLSDGSPWRPLIHVKDMARAIEWAATRKPENGGPFLVVNAGSEQWNYQVRDLAQEVAAQLPGTQVSINTDAPPDRRSYRVDFSLFRELAPQYQPQVTLDEAIAGLIDGLRRIEFNDPEFRSSPYIRLHTLSRHIDSGRLSPDIRWVRQ; encoded by the coding sequence ATGCGCGTTCTGATCACCGGCAACATGGGCTATGTCGGCCCCGTCTTGGTCCGGCATTTGCGGCAGCGCTTCCCGCAGGCCGAGCTCATCGGCTTCGACAGCGGGCTTTTCGCGCATTGCCTGACCACCCCCGACGCCATGCCCGAGGTGCTGCTGGATGCGCAGCATTTCGGCGACGTGCGAACCTTCCCCGCCATCCTGCTGAAGGGCGTGGATGCGGTGGTGCACCTTTCCGCCCTGTCCAACGATCCGATGGGCAAGAATTTCGAGGCTCCCACCGAGGCCATCAACTATCGCGCAAGCCTGAAGATGGCCGAGCTCGCCCGCGATGCCGGGGTGAAGCACTTCGTCTTCGCCTCCTCCTGCAGCGTCTATGGCGCGGCCTCCGAAGGGGCGAAGCGCGAGGGCGACGGCACCGACCCGCTGACCGCCTATGCCCGCTCCAAGGTCGGCACGGAGGATGGGCTGCGCCAGTTCGACGCGGGCGACATGACCATCACCTGCCTGCGCTTCGCCACCGCCTGCGGCATGTCGGACCGCCTTCGCCTCGACCTCGTGCTGAACGATTTCGTGGCCTGCGCCCTGACCTCCGGCCGGATCACCGTGCTGAGCGACGGCTCGCCCTGGCGCCCGTTGATCCATGTGAAGGACATGGCGCGCGCCATCGAATGGGCCGCCACCCGCAAGCCCGAGAATGGCGGCCCGTTCCTGGTGGTGAATGCCGGCAGCGAGCAGTGGAACTATCAGGTGCGCGATCTGGCCCAGGAAGTCGCGGCGCAGCTTCCCGGCACCCAGGTGAGCATCAACACCGATGCCCCGCCCGACCGCCGCTCCTACCGCGTGGATTTCAGCCTGTTCCGCGAACTGGCGCCGCAGTACCAGCCGCAGGTGACGCTGGACGAGGCGATCGCCGGGCTGATCGACGGGCTGCGCCGGATCGAATTCAACGATCCGGAGTTCCGCAGCTCACCCTATATCCGGCTGCACACCCTTTCCCGCCATATCGACAGCGGGCGCCTTTCACCGGATATCCGCTGGGTCCGCCAGTAG
- a CDS encoding glycosyltransferase family A protein: protein MSGLITIGIPARGRPSLLQAMRSCLEQDYRPLEIDVCDASQGDEVGRLLRALPLPDGITLRHWRSRPAPDLNGFLNRLIDRARGERLVILQDDGALLPGAVTALDAAYRANPDVVAAYGVQHCILASGEFSAEDTARHNGRHRRIAAEAGTRYDLLVCALWRQIPRDGALIRSDVARQIGYRDVSEVGLAGDTDFGIRLAMAYRGHAFAFIDRPTSLHRLPARREAGMRGDVVARLYDHLAGLRDLSPAEARARDQLWRDLAPQAVLEHALGHRRREAVRVLLSGHYAWRQDLPKTFYHLVLTALPGVRHLRRFGAVRRA from the coding sequence ATGAGCGGTCTCATCACCATCGGCATCCCGGCCCGCGGCCGGCCTTCGCTGCTGCAGGCGATGCGATCCTGCCTGGAGCAGGATTACCGCCCCCTGGAGATCGATGTCTGCGACGCCTCGCAGGGCGACGAGGTGGGCAGGCTGCTGCGCGCCCTGCCCCTGCCGGATGGCATCACCCTCCGCCACTGGCGCAGCCGGCCAGCGCCCGACCTCAATGGCTTCCTGAACCGGCTGATCGACCGCGCGCGCGGCGAAAGGCTGGTCATCCTGCAGGACGACGGCGCGCTGCTGCCCGGCGCCGTCACGGCGCTGGACGCCGCCTACCGGGCCAACCCGGACGTGGTCGCCGCCTATGGCGTCCAGCACTGCATCCTGGCCTCCGGCGAGTTCTCCGCCGAGGACACGGCGCGCCATAACGGACGCCACCGGCGGATCGCCGCCGAGGCCGGGACCCGCTACGACCTGCTGGTCTGCGCCCTGTGGCGGCAGATCCCCCGCGACGGCGCCCTGATCCGCAGCGACGTCGCACGCCAGATCGGCTACCGCGACGTGTCCGAGGTCGGGCTGGCGGGCGACACGGATTTCGGCATCCGGCTGGCCATGGCCTATCGCGGCCATGCCTTCGCCTTCATCGACCGGCCGACCAGCCTCCACCGCCTCCCCGCGCGGCGGGAGGCGGGGATGCGCGGCGATGTCGTGGCGCGGCTCTATGACCATCTCGCCGGCCTCCGCGACCTGTCGCCCGCCGAAGCCCGGGCGCGCGACCAGCTCTGGCGGGACCTCGCGCCCCAGGCGGTGCTGGAGCATGCCCTGGGCCACCGCCGCCGCGAGGCGGTGCGCGTGCTCCTGTCCGGGCACTACGCCTGGCGGCAGGACCTGCCGAAGACCTTCTATCATCTCGTGCTGACCGCCCTGCCGGGCGTGCGGCACTTGCGCCGTTTCGGCGCCGTGCGGCGGGCCTGA
- a CDS encoding class I SAM-dependent methyltransferase encodes MTEQLVAATAKAGCCRLCSAPLRTTFSDLNMSPLANSFVPAERAYAMEPFYPLHAFVCDDCKLVQLSEFETPQAIFGDYLYFSSFSDAWLRHAETYAKRMTERFGLTPDSLVVEIASNDGYLLQYFKAMGIQVLGVDPAANVAQEAIAKGIPTEVAFFGAETATRLRAAGHAPKQMAANNVLAHVPDMHDFLEGFRILLAPDGVVTFEFPHLLKLMQENQFDTIYHEHFSYLSLLAVERALADHGLTVFDIEEVPTHGGSLRVFARHAENTALAELPAVQKIRDAEKDYGLYGLDAYRAFAASTVKIKCDLLRFLIEARAEGKVVAGYGAPAKGNTLLNYCGVGPELIPFTVDRSHHKQGHLLPGVRIPIKAPQAILDAKPDYVLILPWNFKDEIVEQMAAIREWGGKFVVPIPELKIL; translated from the coding sequence ATGACCGAACAGCTTGTTGCCGCGACGGCCAAGGCCGGCTGCTGCCGCCTTTGCAGCGCCCCGCTGCGCACCACCTTCTCCGACCTCAACATGTCGCCGCTGGCGAACTCCTTCGTGCCGGCGGAGCGCGCCTATGCGATGGAGCCCTTCTATCCGCTGCACGCCTTCGTCTGCGACGACTGCAAGCTGGTGCAGCTTTCCGAGTTCGAGACGCCACAGGCCATCTTCGGCGACTACCTCTACTTCTCCTCGTTCTCCGACGCCTGGCTGCGGCATGCGGAGACCTATGCGAAGCGCATGACCGAGCGCTTCGGCCTGACGCCGGATTCGCTGGTGGTCGAGATCGCCAGCAACGACGGCTACCTGCTGCAGTACTTCAAGGCGATGGGCATCCAGGTGCTCGGCGTCGATCCGGCGGCCAACGTGGCGCAGGAGGCGATCGCCAAGGGTATCCCGACCGAGGTCGCCTTCTTCGGCGCCGAGACGGCCACCCGCCTGCGCGCCGCCGGCCATGCGCCGAAGCAGATGGCCGCCAACAACGTGCTGGCGCATGTGCCCGACATGCACGACTTCCTGGAGGGCTTCCGCATCCTCCTGGCGCCGGACGGCGTGGTGACCTTCGAGTTCCCGCACCTGCTGAAGCTGATGCAGGAGAACCAGTTCGACACGATCTACCACGAGCACTTCTCCTACCTCTCGCTGCTGGCGGTGGAGCGGGCGCTGGCGGATCACGGCCTGACCGTCTTCGACATCGAGGAAGTGCCGACCCATGGCGGCTCGCTGCGTGTCTTCGCGCGGCATGCCGAGAACACGGCGCTGGCGGAGCTGCCCGCGGTGCAGAAGATCCGCGATGCCGAGAAGGATTACGGGCTCTACGGCCTCGACGCCTATCGCGCCTTCGCGGCCAGCACCGTCAAGATCAAGTGCGACCTGCTGCGCTTCCTGATCGAGGCCCGGGCCGAGGGCAAGGTCGTCGCCGGCTACGGCGCTCCGGCCAAGGGCAACACGCTGCTGAACTACTGCGGCGTGGGCCCGGAGCTGATCCCCTTCACCGTGGACCGCAGCCACCACAAGCAGGGCCATCTCCTGCCGGGCGTGCGCATCCCCATCAAGGCGCCGCAGGCGATCCTCGACGCCAAGCCCGACTACGTCCTGATCCTGCCCTGGAACTTCAAGGACGAGATCGTCGAGCAGATGGCGGCGATCCGCGAATGGGGCGGGAAGTTCGTGGTGCCGATCCCGGAGCTGAAGATCCTCTAG
- a CDS encoding transporter substrate-binding domain-containing protein, translating into MSAVVKLDNVHKSFGPLKVLDGVSFAVDRGEVVAVIGQSGSGKSTALRCINALESIESPNRVPFLLTGKADMVIASFSVTEERQKVIDFSRPYGVIQIVVAAKKGTDIKDYAALAGKRVGTTRGSSNDKEFTSLNTGAQIVRYDDDATLVTALVSGQVDIMATSPQIMATANTRAGGDPFEVKLVIKTNPYAIGIRKGDTALKAALDQWIAANLENGKLREIYKKYNGVALPEQMPA; encoded by the coding sequence ATGTCGGCCGTCGTTAAGCTCGACAATGTCCACAAGAGCTTCGGCCCGCTGAAGGTCCTGGACGGCGTTTCCTTCGCGGTGGACCGGGGTGAGGTCGTGGCGGTGATCGGCCAGTCCGGCTCCGGCAAGTCCACCGCGCTGCGCTGCATCAATGCGCTGGAGAGCATCGAGAGCCCCAACCGCGTGCCCTTTCTGCTGACCGGCAAGGCGGACATGGTCATCGCCTCCTTCTCCGTGACCGAGGAGCGGCAGAAGGTGATCGACTTCTCCCGTCCCTATGGCGTCATCCAGATCGTGGTGGCCGCGAAGAAGGGGACGGACATCAAGGACTATGCCGCCCTGGCCGGCAAGCGTGTCGGCACCACGCGCGGCAGCTCCAACGACAAGGAATTCACCTCGCTCAACACCGGCGCGCAGATCGTCCGCTATGACGACGATGCGACGCTGGTGACGGCGCTGGTCTCCGGCCAGGTGGATATCATGGCGACCTCGCCGCAGATCATGGCCACGGCCAATACGCGGGCAGGCGGCGACCCGTTCGAGGTGAAGCTGGTGATCAAGACCAACCCCTATGCCATCGGCATCCGCAAGGGCGACACCGCGCTCAAGGCGGCGCTGGACCAGTGGATCGCCGCCAACCTGGAAAACGGCAAGCTGCGCGAGATCTACAAGAAGTACAACGGCGTCGCCCTGCCCGAGCAGATGCCGGCCTGA